The nucleotide sequence TTACTGTTATGACTTTAGTTAGCAAACTTGAACCCTGTTTACAAGTAATTACATTCATATTCACATCATCGGCTCAGGGTGTATTGATCACATTTAATATTCAAATTCATCAATATATACTGTATTAATGCAGATGACTTATGTATTTACACAACATTGAAAGTGTGTACATGCATGGTTCCAGAAACGTTTCTCATTTAATTGCACTTTACAGACTTTAATTTTCATGAGATGTTGACTCCAGagaacttttttttgtgtgtgtgtgtgtgtgtgtgtgtgtgtgtgtgtgtgtgtgtaaaattttCTGTTCCCAGTGGTTTTTTGTCTTCCATTTCGGCACATGCCGACTGAGtagaaaatctttttttcacattACCATGTGACTTGTGACCATGTGTGTTTGAACAAACAGGGGAAGAAaaaatgtgtatgtatgtgtgtgtggtgaggaTATACATGTGCATTGTGGTCGTTGCTCTGGAGGCTTCCTTTGTTTTCATATCAGAAGTCTTTTGACGAGGCTGAAATGGCAGGTCTGTttgcaacaaaacattttttaaatgtatgatgacaaataaaaaacagaataaaactaaagtaaatgataatgttgctaTTATTTCGCTGTTATGCACGGGGCTCCCATTGGATTGGCTCTCACAAGGTTTCTCCCACTGGTGTGGCCATTTTGCTTATGAAGTTGAATGTCATGGATAGACAGAAAGGTGTATTAACTACAGAGGCCAATGTGGGCAATCCACACTGCAAGCAGGTTCAAATCAAACCAAATAATCAGCAATGATAAGAAATAAGAGCACAGGTATGAATAAACACAATTCCACTCATAGAGAATGAATAATACTAGAAGGAACATAATGAGCAGCATATTTCTTCACTACCAGAGAGTTCACAACTCTAGTTGGCCTGAGTCAGATTCATTAAAACCTCAGAGCACCACGAGTCAAAACTAGAAATACCGCCTTGCAGTTGTTTGTCTCTGCAAAAGTGAagtcacagtttacatccatgtatGTCCAGGTTCATACAAAGCCTTAACAATGCCTAAAACATGGATGATTCACaaacagaggatctatacaaacATCACAGTTTCAGTTGGGCAACACATACTGCAAGCACATCAAACCAAATAAtcagcaacaataacaaaaaagaaCACAGGTATGAATAAACACAATTCCATTAATAgagaataaataataacagaaaataaagtaatGGGCAGCATATTTCATTACTACAGCAGAGGTTCTGGGTCTATCCCGCAGCCTCCTATGAGTAGGACGTGCCCAGAAAAGCTAAGAATCACCCTACGTAGGAACCTTATTTTGGCCACCTGTATCCATGATCTctttcttttggtcactacccaaagctcatgaccataggtgagggctgggatgtagatggacctgtaaaccaaaagctttgccttctggctcagctccttcttccCCACAACAGTCAGGCCTGGCGCTCACTTCATTGCAGACACCTCGCCAAGCTGCCTGTCCATCTCACACTACAGTACATTCAACCAAACAGCCTCACACTAGGCTACCAAACtaccccagtgcatgctggaggtcatcaCACTAGGCTACCAAACtaccccagtgcatgctggaggtcatggtgtgatgaagccaactgAACTTAATATCTACAAAGAGCAAGGATGCAATTATGAGTTCCCTAAAGTTACCTGACTTTGTTCCGAGGAAGTGGACACAGTTTGCACTTTCCTTACACAAGGACCGGATAGCAATGACCCAAGTACCCTGTATTCACGTATTACCCCCCACATGACTCCCAATGGGAAAAGGTTGCAAGCCTTCACCTAGTCTAGaaaacacatgtagactggatgggcaaactcctaggacccctccagcagccctgtaagggtaaagagctggtccactggtCCACTGATCCATGGCCAGGGCTGAATCCACTGTGCTCCTCCTGAATTCCAGGTTCAACAATCGATCAGAGCCTCCCTTCCAGCAccctgggatttttttttttttttacagggaTGCTGAGAAGTGTGATACCCCTCTAGTTGGAGCACACTTGCcagtctctgtttttatttatttttttaaatgggaacCACCGGCCCGGTCAACAACTCCATAGGCAACGTCCTCAACCTCCACACAACATTGAAAACTCGTTTCTGCTAAGACAGCCCAACAATGTTCAAAGCATTCAGGATCTCAGGGTGAATCTCATCAACACTTGATGCCTTCCTGCTGGGGAGCTCTTTGTCTATTTCAGGAACTTTTGCCAGGGATATGGGCAAGGGTTCCCCCGACTCTTCAGACTTTGCCCTCTCCCCTTAGGATGTGAAGACCGGGTTCAGGAGTTTCTCAAAGTGTTCTTTCAACCATTTGACAATATCCCCAGTCTGGGTCAGAcgttctcctcctctgctgaacacagcctgagacaagccctgctCTCCCTTCCTGAGGTGTCCAAAGGTTTGCTAGGACTTCCTTGAGGCCAACTGAAAGTTATTCTCCAACTCCTCCCACACCTGGGTTTTTGCTTTGCTGACCATTGCAGCTGCAATCCTACTGGCCAAATggtgtctgctgcttcaggagacccCTGAGGCAACCAAGCCTgaaaggcctccttcttcagacGGACAGCCAACCTTCACAGCTGGTGTTCACCAGTGGGTTCTTAGATTACTGCCATAAAAGGCACCAATGGCCTTCTAACCACAACTTTTAGCAACTGGCTCAGCAGTGGAGTCTTTCAACATGGCCCACTTGCATTCCATGTCCCCAACCTCAGCCTCAGCCAGATGTTCCCAGTTCACCTTCACTATGCTTCACTATTTCTGTGATATTTCAAGATTCTTTAGAGCTACTGGCATTTCCAATCAGGTGTTGTTATGCTCAAATTAAAATGCGCATAAAAAGAGGTGAATTGAGACACACCTACTGATTAGGGCCTTGCAGCAACTCTACAATATCTCTAATTACAATGGAGTAAAAATGTTCACGGaggcattaaaaacaacaattaccACCTCACAGTTGTATGTCCACACAAActagtcaagttgcagttacattttacatccatgtctgtccataCTCATATGCAGCCATGAAAGTTGacagtgcttcaaatatggatgttgctgcaaagagtctgcaaattctaaaacatggatgctttgtACACATCTcccccctggcagcacagatttatacagtcagcacagtttcaagattagacaCAAATTAAGTATataaccaaatgtctccccttctgttcctgagatatgacattgaattaCGACCAGaacagtgtttttgcagaacattatgatgtcacagtgaaattcacccttgaccttttggatataaaatatcatcactttaTCAATTTACCCTATTAGACGTTTGTGtgactttttgtcataattagagcgtaaattcttgagttatgtcaaaaaacatgttttgtgaggttacaGTGGTCCtaacctttgaccaacaaaatctaatcagatctttcttgagtccatgtggacatttgtgccaaattggagaAAATTACTCAAAGGTCTTTTTGAGATAtcagacagacacaaggtcacagtgaccttgacctttggccaccaaaatctaatcaattcatcttTGAGTctgagtggacatttgtgccaaacttaAATAAATTCTCTTAatgcattcttgagatatcacattcacaagaatgggaggAATGCACTGCAAGATGAACAACCCCAAAACACATTACCGCAGTTGTCCGTGGCTGTCGCCGGCGCAGaggcattaaaaataatttttttttaaaaaaaacacacacacatgtcctgTAAACAAAGTTTAACACCTGTGGGTTCAGGCCTCCAGAGTTTGATGTTGACATGACACCAGCTCTTGGTGGAAGAGTTAATAAGATCCATGGAGGGTGATGAAATGTCGTAAAATACTTAGTCTAACTCAAACAGTTCACTTcctgaatgaaaatgaacacACATCAAGTGCAGCTGAAGGTCAGGTATCTGTAAATGAATGAAACCATCAAATACATGATCTATGTTAACCTTCACAGACTTTCCTCAGTTGATTCATTTATGCTGTGATACAATCTGCCTGTGTGGGTTTAAGTTGTGACATTCTTCATGGATGGTGAATTAAATCTGACGTATATAACTCTTTATGGGTTTGTTGAAATGGGCAACTACAGGTATTTAATTTTTCTAAATATGTTTATCGTATATGTTCTATCAGTCTCTTTTAACATCATCATTGTGTACCTTATTTGGATATATCAGAATCTCCATGAGCCTATGTACATTTTCATTGCAGCATTGTTACTGAACTCTGTTGTTACCAGCACTACTGTGTACCCAAAGTTATTGACTGACATTTTATCTGAAAAACAGGTCATAACATATTCAGCCTGTCTCTTAcaattttttatatattattctgTTAGTGCTTCAGATTTCTTACTGTTGGCAGCCATGGCCTATGACAGGTATGTGTCTATATGTAAACCTCTGCAATATACAACTATCATGACAAAAAACGTGGTGAGTGTTATCCTAGGTTATGCTTGGGTGGTGCCTGCTTGTCAGGTTGCAGTCTCAACAATACTGAGTGCTCAAATGAAACTCTGTAATTTCACTTTAAAAGcaattttctgcaataattcaTATTACGGTCTTTACTGTGGGACATCGACAGTACGTTCCATAGTTGATATGTCTAATCTGTTTAATCTGGTAGTTTTACCTATACTTTTCATACTTTTTACATACACCAGAATACTGATAATATCCTATCGAAGAGGTAGAAATGTCAGGAAAAAAGCTGCACAGACTTGTTCACCCCACCTGATAATTCTAATCAGCTTTTCCTCCCTGTGTCTATATGATGTCATTATAATTGAACTGGATAAGGAATCTTATTTACATTTCATAATGACTTTACAAGCGTTTTTGTATTATCCTCTCTTCAATCCAGTTGTATATGGACTCAAAGTGaaagaaatatttaaacatCTGAAGAAGTCGATCTGTCCGGCCAAAATGATTTGATGTATTAATGCTGATTACTTCTCCATTATCAAGTCAACACACCTGGAATTTAGCCTCTGTGATTAACTTTACTGTCATGACTTTAGATAGCAAATTTGAACCCTGGgtaaaagtaaatataaaaagtaaatgttGAAGTTCATCAATATATATTGTATTATGGCAGATGGCTAATGTGTTACCAGAACATTGAAGGTGTGCATGTGTTCCAGAAATGTTTCTCATTTTATTGCACTTTACAGGCTGTAAATATCCTAATGTTAAATACAAACatgtttcctttttccttttttgcaataatgattttgtttacatgtgcaGTAATATTACACTATTATTCTAAATATTGTAACATCGGCCTTTTCAATAAGATGGTTgagggaatgaaagagggaagcTGTGATTGCTGAAAAATCTGCCACGGTCGtaaactctgaaaaaaaaaatcttatttcaaagatgcaaaatggcacaagcagcTCCAGCCATTATAATTTTCCATATGACATGATAAACTATGTGTTTAATCAGAGTATGCACGACTGCATGTAAACAAGAATATCAGTGGCATATTCAATTTCATGTAAACAGTTCAGTGTAATTATTGGAGTTTGAAAGAAAgatatgtttaaatattttgtgtatgtaaatgtagtcagtgtTAATTACTGttctctgcttcttttttttttgtcttccacATCTGCACATGCTGACCCAGAAAATTATTATGTTTCCCTTGAAGCTGTGAGTTTTGATCATGTGTGCTTAaacaaagagggaaagagagattATGTGTGGGGTGACGGATACACATGTGTGCCTTTTGATGAGGCTGAAATGGCAGGTCTCTTTGCAacagaacattttttaaatgtcattgaGAAGCATAAATACATAATCAACCTAAAAATAAAGGAAGATGtttctgatgttattttctTACTATGTATGCATAGTCAGCTACCATGGGCTCATCTGCAGTACACATAAGCCCTATTTCCACAGAGCAGTCCAGTACGGTACagtactgtggagagttttattagtaaactgtaactataaaataaaggatgttttgctgcctctcactgCTAAATGGATCTAGGCTCTAGgaaccatgtctgaagggttatttttggttccaaaggcaccataccaaaagtgtttggtggaaacggggctatggtgagatacacaCATATTAAAACCTGACCCAACAGGTCGATGTCAACTAAAGCTTTGTCAGTCATAGACACCTGAGCTGTCCAAGGCGGTTCTTTCTTTGAATTGCCTCTATCAAGGTTTCTGCCACTAGTGTGGCCATTTTGCTCATTACgtttaatgtaaaaagaaaaggggATATAGaacagtaagtaagtaagtaagtaaacttttatttatatagcacccttCATAGTACGCGTACACAGAGTGCTTAACAGTACAAACAATAAGACCACAGTTCAATCAGTCACAATAAACGTGCAACCGAAACATTCtagaaaacatacacacaggcatatGGCAATGCAAGGTCAGTGTATGTAGAAGCAtgtaataaaatacataaataaataaaaataacaatagaaCATGATCACATGGCACTGCAAAGCCAGAGGAAATAAGGTAGACAAGCTGAGAGAACAACAGAAAGCGGCAGATAAAACAGTTGATACGGCCTAACACTCAAAAGCTAGTCTGTACAGGTGAGTCTTTAACTGACCCTtgaaactatttactgacagggCAGATCTCAGACCCAGGGGGAGTGCATTCCAAAGCCTAGGGGCCACTGCCCCAAAGGACCGGTCCCCCTTTGTCTTTAGCCGGGTCCGAGGCACTGACAGGAGGCCCTGGTCAGATGATCTCAAGGACCAGCTGGGGGTGCGGTGGTGAATGAGGTCGCAGATGTAACTGGGGGCTTGGCCGTGAATGGCTTTGAAAGTGAGCAGCAGCACCTTGTACTGGATTCTGAATGGGACGGGTAGCCAGTGCAAGGAGGCGAGTATGGGTGTAATATGGCAAGACTTTTTTGACCTAGTAAGTAATCTGGCAGCTGCATTCTGTACAAGTTGAAGGCAGTCGATGGATGACTGATTGAGACATGTGAACAGTGAATTGCAGTAGTTGAGCCTGGATGATATAAAGGCATGGATTGACATTTCTAGTTCTGAGTGAGACACAAGGGAGCGGAGTTTAGCAATGTTTCTCAGATGGTAAAAACAATTGCGACACAGAGACTTCACATGTTTCTCTAGGTGCATTGACTGGTCGAATTGAACACCAAGATTCAGTGCAGATACAGTGCTTCGATTACAGAGGCCAATGTGGACAATCCACACTACAAGCAAATCAAACCAAAAAATCAGCAACAATAAGAAATAAGTGCACAGGTATGAATGAACACAATTCCATTCATAGAGAATAAATAATACTAGAAATAAAGTAATGAGCAGCATATTTCATATTATAACAAGACACATGCAGTTACAAAAGTACGTTATGTTATTACTCAGTCCAGATACAGAATACTAGAAATTCAGCCACAaattctttttctcttcttgaaacaaaatgaaaatttttCATAATCATCCAACTAAGAAATCAACATAGACGGAGGTTACTTTACTGAAAAGTACATTCCTTATGTCTTCATGTACAGAATTAATATCACAGGTTAACCTgttcttaaaaataaatgacaacttgttaaaattaaatattgattTCAACTCATTAGCCCAGGGATAACAGTGGGAGATGTCccaattaaaaatctttttagtGAGTCTCTGATCCGACATCTTCACATGTCTATCCaaaggtggacgtttgtgccaaatttgttgGTCAATGGATCAGacgctttctgctgcctcaaaatagcaataTGACAACAATGTGcatgaccacacctcattttaagaccaaACCCCCATGGGTGCACAGAAGGGCGCAAGTACATACTCGTCTGACACAACATGAGCGCTGGCTCTGAAAATTGACAGTACACCATTGTTTGTCCACTGTGTGGTGGTGTTGTTATTGTTTCACAGCagagagagattaaaaaaacattgcagTGGTTAGGGTTGAAGCGATAtaccggtttcaaggtatactgtgaCATAAAAGTTGACAATTAtcacactgtgtacatttgcttatctacaatattgGAAACATTTCAACTGGACGTTTTTCTAAGGGgcgactttttacacaaacttccattaacaaaatggtttcaagtttcagttgtagaaataaaacatttgttcaccCAACAATAACccctccattttcattcctttatgGGTTATTCTgattgataataatataaattctgtagtAACATGATGAAACCGCAAGATTTTCTGAGATGATTATTGTTCCACAAAAGTCTCATACCTTTGCAACCCTAGAaacagtgacttttggtttgtttgtttgttgtcccAAGCTGTAGTGACTAGCTTTATACTTTCTTATTGGCAGAACTGTTTGGAAGTGTACTCAGAAAATTACTCCCAACGTTTACCAATGCTGTAtcatcatttgtttattttctcaccATTTTCCGTAATGTCTGCATAACTTCCAATAAGTTTCAACACAAACTTCAAATAAATACAGCCATATGAATTTAACTCCAGACacagttgaaaaatgtttgCTTCCTAACATCAGCAACACCTGTGGTTGATGAGATGAACTTATTAAATACCATGTCCTGCCTCAGCCAGTGACATAAGCCACCTAGTGGTGTGGCGGGATaatacatttcacacaaatcaaACATATGGCCCCAACACAAGCTTTATATtcatgatttgttttgcttgcgcAAGAGgatgagtgtccatgcgccgttgCGCACAGCCGAgctgtggcggcacacaggtgtgatgtgtcagaggagaaacgagacgttcacatttctctctttgtggcaggtaatggtccacaaacctcaccacactttagggactgttctttacttgtcaggggaggagggtggttggttgatttttatttcatttatttatttttattttgatcccccctatgttaatcacttattgatgctgtttttgaagtatgaataagtcagtaagtaatttattccattgaaatatcattgatgtattatagaaaagtgatttatctttttataaatgacaaaaggcacatctgcctcatttttgctgtggtattgtgatactactcagaaccatgatactttcactggtattgtactttcactggtatctgGGGGGGGGGGCccaaggtgcctcttgcctagggcccccagagtgtcttgaaacagccctgcgCAAGAGGGTGATTGTCCATGCGCCGttgcgcatggacactcaccctcttgtgactggactttgaacttatcccacagtagtggtaccgtgaggtaccgtagtactacgatactccaacaatgctagcgCAGGTAgcaaccaatcatgcgggacatggtctcaatttgcgtgacgcgtgaaaagagacagaaatgctgtgcagtcccgcacagtgcgggacgtctggtcaccctacttaaAGCCACttgcaagcagcagctagtagggggccccattaggggggattccaacgtgttgtcgttgttgcagtgtctataggggttccatcatattgtcattgatatggaccaatgtcagccgtctctgggggcccccttccagctcagggccctaggcaattgcctagtttgcctgtccggttgcgaCGGCCCTGAACACTGGTACTCACCATTGTAGCTGTGTCGCAGGTCTTTTTAGGTTGAGACTCTGTTGGTGGGAGATGCActgaaagaaaatagaaaattatCATTTCTTCTTAGTCTGTGCAGCAGTGAAAATTATTCAGACACAGAGTCAAAACTCACAAGGTGATGACGGCAGGAGTGTGTTTGTGAACTGCAAAGTTTGATATAAATTAGTTATTAGGTGCTGTCAAAAAGAGGTGTGttacatcatgattgacagctgccaGTTGGTGTGCTTGTGATCAATGGTCCTGCTCGCAATTGATCAGTTGTGTGTATGAGCAGAAGTGGAGATGCGCTATCCATCTTTATAaaccctgaataaagcagttttatgtcggtgaagattctctgtcatccaggtcatggtacatggtggccaggtgggtcaacgactcacattgcGACCTTAACGACTGAAACTAAtagctcacgtgacccctatgactctgcaagggttcccatccacacagggtttatagcctgcaacttcgtccCAGTCATTTAGAGCTGAGGatgcttcttggatgagaggcgaaacgtcttcaagaaatgcaagcaagtccagttgcctacgatattagcacttacgaaagcagttttatgttaaaaaaagaagtgtttttCTCGATGTGATGAGACATACTAACTGTACATTCCAGTAGCCATACCACCATACTATATAGCACGCCAGAAAAAGATTGA is from Epinephelus moara isolate mb chromosome 7, YSFRI_EMoa_1.0, whole genome shotgun sequence and encodes:
- the LOC126393030 gene encoding olfactory receptor 6N2-like encodes the protein MDGELNLTYITLYGFVEMGNYRYLIFLNMFIVYVLSVSFNIIIVYLIWIYQNLHEPMYIFIAALLLNSVVTSTTVYPKLLTDILSEKQVITYSACLLQFFIYYSVSASDFLLLAAMAYDRYVSICKPLQYTTIMTKNVVSVILGYAWVVPACQVAVSTILSAQMKLCNFTLKAIFCNNSYYGLYCGTSTVRSIVDMSNLFNLVVLPILFILFTYTRILIISYRRGRNVRKKAAQTCSPHLIILISFSSLCLYDVIIIELDKESYLHFIMTLQAFLYYPLFNPVVYGLKVKEIFKHLKKSICPAKMI